A single region of the Vicia villosa cultivar HV-30 ecotype Madison, WI linkage group LG4, Vvil1.0, whole genome shotgun sequence genome encodes:
- the LOC131600267 gene encoding histone-lysine N-methyltransferase, H3 lysine-9 specific SUVH5-like, whose protein sequence is MEDSQSFGKTMKEKILKRKRVNKALEIFRDLSHKLYCEYKSSEVKNLKAKTKALLEAAMFMKEKHQWENSGKRLGHVDGIEVGDHFQYRNELVVIGLHQQFCSGIDYLGKGEFSFATSIVVSDKYANVMKSGGCLVYEGQGSNPNVKTTAAPPRDQKLEGGNLALRNSMNGRRPVRVILKVFGKFNGREEWKNTVSDYSYVYDGLYLVDRMTQERGQFGKLVFKFVLNKISDQSAGVSSRDVVKNQPASVSSRDVVKETETFLKRRRTKGCGLDKDVIRINDISEGKEKFPIRVVTPISCVEKPKPFGYLVKMSYPKMNHSTLLGGGCNCENACVDSLDCVCIAKNNGGTLAYGGNKRLVSPIKPSFIYECGPSCACSSTCMNRVSQCGIQFQLEIFKTNSKGWGVRTRSFIPSGSFVCELIGELVHQNNGKSGSNLHVDDYIFNIGGGFIDATRHGNIGRFINHSCCPNLCMKDVMYDHNDKSLPHKMLFALKDIAPGREVSYDYNCCKGSIKGWSNICCCGSSECKGYIYN, encoded by the exons ATGGAAGATTCACAATCTTTTGGAAAAACAATGAAAGAAAAGATCTTGAAACGGAAAAGGGTGAACAAAGCCTTAGAAATTTTTAGGGACTTGTCTCACAAACTCTATTGTGAGTACAAGTCAAGTGAAGTTAAGAACTTGAAAGCAAAAACAAAAGCTTTGCTAGAAGCTGCAATGTTTATGAAAGAGAAACATCAATGGGAAAACAGTGGAAAAAGATTAGGGCATGTAGATGGAATTGAAGTTGGTGACCACTTTCAATACAGGAATGAACTGGTTGTCATTGGTCTGCATCAACAATTCTGCAGTGGTATTGATTATTTGGGTAAAGGCGAGTTTTCTTTCGCAACTAGTATTGTTGTGAGTGATAAGTATGCAAATGTTATGAAGTCTGGTGGTTGCTTGGTTTATGAAGGTCAAGGTAGTAATCCTAATGTGAAGACAACGGCCGCGCCTCCGCGTGATCAGAAATTGGAAGGGGGGAATCTTGCTTTGAGGAATAGTATGAATGGTAGGAGGCCGGTTAGGGTTATATTGAAGGTTTTTGGGAAGTTTAATGGGAGGGAAGAATGGAAGAACACTGTTTCGGATTATTCGTATGTATATGATGGGCTGTATTTGGTTGATAGGATGACTCAAGAAAGGGGACAATTTGGAAAACTTGTGTTCAAGTTTGTTCTTAACAAAATTTCTGATCAATCCGCGGGTGTTTCCTCTCGAGATGTTGTTAAGAACCAACCCGCGAGTGTTTCCTCTCGGGATGTTGTTAAGGAAacggaaactttcttgaagagacGGAGGACTAAAGGTTGTGGTCTCGACAAGGATGTCATTCGAATCAATGATATTTCGGAGGGGAAAGAAAAGTTTCCAATTCGAGTGGTGACGCCAATAAGTTGTGTGGAGAAGCCTAAACCCTTTGGCTACCTAGTCAAAATGAGTTATCCAAAGATGAATCATTCAACACTACTAGGTGGTGGATGTAATTGTGAAAATGCATGTGTTGATTCTCTTGATTGTGTTTGCATAGCTAAGAATAATGGTGGGACACTAGCATATGGTGGTAACAAGAGACTAGTTTCTCCTATCAAACCGTCTTTTATATACGAATGTGGCCCTTCTTGCGCGTGTTCATCGACTTGCATGAACCGAGTGAGTCAATGCGGGATTCAGTTCCAACTAGaaatcttcaaaacaaattcaaagggGTGGGGTGTTAGAACGCGATCTTTCATTCCATCGGGAAGCTTTGTGTGTGAGCTCATCGGAGAACTTGTTCATCAAAACAACGGAAAATCAGGATCAAATCTACATGTCGATGACTACATATTCAATATTG GTGGTGGCTTCATTGATGCAACTAGACATGGAAACATTGGAAGGTTTATAAATCATAGTTGCTGTCCTAACCTATGTATGAAAGATGTTATGTATGATCACAATGATAAGAGTCTTCCACACAAAATGTTGTTTGCTTTAAAGGACATAGCTCCGGGTAGAGAGGTAAGTTATGATTACAATTGCTGCAAGGGTAGTATCAAGGGATGGAGTAATATTTGCTGCTGTGGTTCATCAGAATGCAAAGGATATATTTACAATTGA